The Kribbella sp. NBC_00662 nucleotide sequence AGTTCGCGGTCGAATCCGCGGTAGTTCTTCTCGTTGTCCAGGCTCAGACGGTCAGAGACCAGGACGTGCCATTTGGTCATATCGACCCATGCGTTCACCGAGCAGTTGCGAAGCTGGCCGGCGGCGTCCTTCGGGAACGGATCCGCCTTCGCCGCTGCGACCAGTGCGGCCGACGGTTTGTCGCCGCCGGGGATCGTGCAGAACGGGGTCACAGGTGCCCCCGCAGAGATCTTGTAGATGTAGGGCTGCGAGCTCACGGACCGGAAGCCGCTGCTTCCCTTCATCGTGCCCTTCGTTCCGGGGTAGCGCAGCGCGCAACGGCGTTCGGCCTCCTGCTTGGAGATCCGCTGGCCGGCGCCGTCCTCGCCGCTGGGGACACCCGGGACCGAGCTGAACTGGGAGTTCTCGGTTTGGTTGCCGGCTACGCCGGGGTCGTCGGCGGTGGCGATGAGGTTGGGGATGAGGGTGGCAGCGAGGGCTGCCGCAGCGACGCCGGCGATGGCGCCGCCCGCGCCGAGGAGGCGGCGGCGCCGGAGGCTGCGGTGGCCTCGGGCGAGGAAGGCCTCGGTGTCGAAGTGATCTGGTGGTGCATTGTCGGCCAGGCGATGTAGCTCAGCGCTGACCTCGCGGGTGTCTTTCATTTCGTGCTCCTTCACAGCGCCGGACTCCGTCGCCGGTCGATGGCCTTGCGGAGAGTTTCGAGGCCGCGGGCAACCTGACTTTTCACGGTGCCCTCCGAGCACCCGAGGATCTCGGCGGTCTGCTCGATCGAGAGGTCCTCGTAGTACCGCAGGACGATGCAGGCACGCTGCCTTGGCCCTAGTGCTCGCAGCGCTTCGAGCACCTCGTCACGGTCAGCGTGCCCAGCCGCAAAGTCGCCGCTCCGGACGGCGTACTCCGAGATGTCGGCTCTGGTCACCTCCCGACGCCAGGGACGCCGGCCACCGTCGTACGCCACATTGACCAGCGTCCGCCGGGCGTAGGCGAACGTGTTGTCGAGTCGTTGCACTTTCGGCCAGGCGAGGTACAACTTGCAGAGCGTCTCCTGGACGATGTCGTCCGCTTTGTGCCAGTCGCCGCCGATCAAGTACGCCGTCCTCCGAAGCGACGGAAACGCCGCCTCCACGAACTCGACGAACGTCTTGTCCCGCTCCGCCATCCGCGCCTCCACTCTCCATGTCGCGCTCAAAACGGAAGACCGGGTCCGTAAAGTTGCACCACCGAGCCGGAATTCTGTGGACGCTGCGGTGGCTGCCGGCCTGAAGCCGTCGTTGCCTCTGGGCACGACGCGTCGAAGGACGGGATGGTCCTGGATCCACGAAGCCAAGTTCCGCGACGGCGATGCCGAGGCCGGTGTCGGAGTCATGAAACGACGACTCGAGGTCACCGGCAGTATCGTGAACCGGCCGCCTGACCGGAACGCCGTACCATCCATCGCGGAACGGCAGCGGCTGCTGGCCGTCAACCGCGCCGCGGCGATGTTCGACAGTTGCTCCAGGCAAAGACCGGATGGGCGCGGAAGTACCTCACTCGTGGTGGAGCTCCCGAGGTTCCGAATCCGAGCTCGACAGCCTCCGCTCGCACGCCGCCACCGACCGAACTGCGCCGCCGGCTCGCGGAAGGTGACGACGAGCTGGCGGCGGGCGGTGCTGACCATCCATGCGCGCGACTGGCGTCACCGGCCCACGGACTTGGGCCAGTGACGCCAGGACTTCCTGTACGGCGCTCGGCCGTCTCGGCGACACTCTTGATCGTCGCCAGCCGCTCAGTCCACCGCGATCGCCGAGATGCACTGCGCCGGGGTCAGCGGTGTTGGTCAGCGGATCGTCGGGCGGGTCGGGGTGATTCGGGTACTGACGGAGGTCCATTTGACGACGTCGCCACGCTTGTAGGGCATCGGGTCGCCGTCGCCGTTGAGAGGTGCGGTGATGGTGGCGACCTCACGAAGACCGAGGAACTGGCCGGTTCGAGGGTCGATGATCAGTTCCTTGCGAATGCCGAACTGCTCCACCAGGCTGACCGCGCGGCCGCTCTTGCCGTCGAGGTTCACCGCGTCGGCCTGCAACTGAATGCCGGGGATAGTCCGGACCGCCTCGTAGAGAGCCGCTCGTAGGTCGGAAGGAGCGATCCCCGAGGCCAGGACGAGGGTGGCGCGGTCGAACGCCGCGGAGTCGGCACGCTCGGGGGTGGTACCCGGGGCCGGGGCCATCCCGTCGTTCTTGCGAAGGGTCGCGAGGAGCTTGCCCGGATCCCGGGGCAACCGGGCGAGGAAGTCGGGGGACGGTGTGAACCAACTCGGCATGCAGTTGCTCCCCGCTCCCTG carries:
- a CDS encoding SigE family RNA polymerase sigma factor encodes the protein MAERDKTFVEFVEAAFPSLRRTAYLIGGDWHKADDIVQETLCKLYLAWPKVQRLDNTFAYARRTLVNVAYDGGRRPWRREVTRADISEYAVRSGDFAAGHADRDEVLEALRALGPRQRACIVLRYYEDLSIEQTAEILGCSEGTVKSQVARGLETLRKAIDRRRSPAL